From Thermoleophilaceae bacterium, one genomic window encodes:
- a CDS encoding glycine betaine ABC transporter substrate-binding protein, which produces MKQLRIILAVLALALATGLAACGDDDDEGGQADNGGGTDTAAATQIEANPAFEGQSITIGSKNFTEQKILGEVFAQGFEAAGFTVEKELNLGDEATALRALEGGSIDAYPEYTGTALLSFFDVASEDIPTEPAAAFEQARQGFEEMDLTAFPPTPFTSSNEVAVTQETAERLELETISDLEGEAGNLSLYGSPECRQRLDCLLGLQQVYGLEFEEFVPVAIDLRHEVLENGRADVSIVFTTDPQIQRNNEVLLEDDQGMFPPYNSTLVMRDQIVEEAGQEELTALVQQIQEGLTDEVMQELNARVDLDKETPEAVAQAYLSESGLIG; this is translated from the coding sequence ATCATCCTCGCCGTTCTGGCGCTCGCACTCGCAACGGGCCTCGCGGCCTGCGGCGATGACGACGACGAGGGCGGCCAGGCCGACAACGGCGGCGGCACGGACACCGCCGCGGCAACTCAGATCGAGGCCAACCCGGCGTTCGAGGGCCAGTCGATCACGATCGGCTCGAAGAACTTCACCGAGCAGAAGATCCTCGGCGAAGTCTTCGCCCAGGGCTTCGAGGCCGCGGGCTTCACCGTGGAGAAGGAGCTGAACCTCGGCGACGAGGCCACGGCGCTGCGCGCGCTGGAGGGCGGCTCCATCGACGCCTACCCCGAGTACACCGGCACGGCGCTGCTGTCGTTCTTCGACGTCGCGTCGGAGGACATTCCCACCGAGCCCGCCGCCGCCTTCGAGCAGGCGCGCCAGGGCTTCGAGGAGATGGACCTCACCGCGTTCCCGCCCACGCCGTTCACCAGCTCGAACGAGGTGGCGGTCACGCAGGAGACGGCGGAGCGGCTGGAGCTGGAGACGATCTCCGACCTCGAGGGCGAGGCGGGCAACCTCAGCCTGTACGGCTCGCCGGAGTGCCGCCAGCGGCTGGACTGCCTGCTGGGGCTGCAGCAGGTCTACGGCCTCGAGTTCGAGGAGTTCGTGCCGGTGGCCATCGACCTCCGCCACGAGGTGCTCGAGAACGGGCGCGCCGACGTGTCGATCGTGTTCACCACGGACCCGCAGATCCAGCGCAACAACGAGGTGCTGCTCGAGGACGACCAGGGCATGTTCCCGCCCTACAACTCCACGCTGGTGATGCGCGACCAGATCGTGGAGGAGGCCGGCCAGGAGGAGCTCACCGCGCTGGTGCAGCAGATCCAGGAGGGGCTCACCGACGAGGTCATGCAGGAGCTCAACGCCCGCGTGGACCTCGACAAGGAGACGCCGGAGGCGGTGGCCCAGGCGTACCTCTCCGAGAGCGGGCTGATCGGCTGA
- the mtnA gene encoding S-methyl-5-thioribose-1-phosphate isomerase, with product MSVQPIRWAGGALELLDQTRLPADETWLRCTTPEEVADAIRRLAVRGAPAIGVAAAYGLALAPPREREHAAGLLASTRPTAVNLRWALDRCLVAADPLAEAHAIAREQEEADRAMAAHGAALFGEVEERVLTHCNTGALATAGYGTGLGVIRAAWDAGRVREVWVDETRPLLQGSRLTAWELGRLGIPHRVITDSSAGALMARGLVDRVVVGADRIAANGDVGNKIGTYPLAVLADRHGVPFCVAAPVSTIDPATASGDGIPIEERDPAEVTTLADATNLAFDVTPAELVTVIVTEAGVLRPPYPEAIARVAAR from the coding sequence GTGAGCGTGCAGCCCATCCGCTGGGCGGGCGGCGCGCTCGAGCTGCTCGACCAGACCCGCCTGCCGGCCGACGAGACGTGGCTGCGCTGCACCACGCCGGAGGAGGTTGCTGACGCCATCCGGCGCCTGGCGGTGCGCGGCGCGCCCGCGATCGGAGTGGCCGCCGCCTACGGCCTGGCTCTGGCGCCCCCGCGCGAACGCGAGCATGCCGCGGGGCTACTGGCCTCCACCCGCCCCACGGCGGTCAACCTGCGCTGGGCGCTCGATCGCTGCCTGGTCGCCGCCGACCCGCTGGCCGAGGCCCACGCGATCGCGCGCGAGCAGGAGGAGGCCGACCGCGCCATGGCGGCCCACGGCGCGGCGCTCTTCGGCGAAGTCGAGGAGCGGGTGCTCACCCACTGCAACACCGGCGCGCTGGCCACGGCCGGCTACGGCACCGGCCTCGGCGTGATCCGGGCCGCCTGGGATGCCGGCCGCGTGCGCGAGGTGTGGGTGGACGAGACGCGCCCGCTGCTCCAGGGCTCGCGCCTGACCGCGTGGGAGCTGGGCCGGCTGGGCATCCCCCACCGGGTGATCACCGACTCGAGCGCCGGCGCGCTGATGGCACGCGGGCTGGTGGACCGGGTCGTGGTGGGCGCCGACCGCATCGCGGCCAACGGCGACGTGGGCAACAAGATCGGCACCTACCCGCTGGCCGTCCTGGCCGATCGCCACGGCGTGCCGTTCTGCGTGGCCGCGCCGGTGTCCACCATCGACCCCGCCACCGCGTCCGGCGACGGCATCCCGATCGAGGAGCGCGATCCGGCGGAGGTCACCACTCTCGCCGACGCCACCAACCTCGCCTTCGATGTCACGCCCGCCGAGCTCGTCACCGTCATCGTCACCGAGGCCGGCGTGCTCCGGCCGCCCTACCCCGAGGCCATCGCCCGTGTCGCTGCGCGCTGA
- a CDS encoding class II aldolase/adducin family protein: protein MSLRAELVQTCLAMLRSGLAVATTGNASVRDGDAVLISPTSLPYEEMEPADVVRIDLDGRVAGGDREASSEWRVHCAIYRARPEVGAIVHTHSPHAVAWSFLGDVLDTGTEEIEHYAGGPVRTAPFAPTGGGELAAAALAALGDRRAVLMARHGVVGCGATLRAALDTCAVVEQQAQVAWLLRGSGTT, encoded by the coding sequence GTGTCGCTGCGCGCTGAGCTCGTCCAGACCTGCCTCGCCATGCTGCGCTCCGGCCTGGCGGTGGCCACCACCGGCAACGCCAGCGTGCGGGACGGGGACGCCGTGCTGATCTCCCCCACCTCGCTCCCATACGAGGAGATGGAGCCGGCCGACGTCGTGCGGATCGACCTCGACGGCCGCGTGGCCGGCGGCGACCGGGAGGCGTCGAGCGAGTGGCGCGTGCACTGCGCGATCTACCGCGCCCGCCCCGAGGTCGGCGCGATCGTGCACACCCACAGCCCGCACGCGGTGGCATGGAGCTTCCTCGGCGACGTCCTGGACACCGGCACGGAGGAGATCGAGCACTACGCCGGCGGCCCGGTGCGCACGGCCCCGTTCGCCCCCACCGGCGGGGGCGAGCTGGCCGCGGCGGCGCTCGCCGCCCTGGGCGACCGCCGCGCCGTGCTCATGGCGCGGCACGGGGTGGTGGGCTGCGGGGCGACCCTGCGCGCGGCACTGGACACGTGCGCGGTGGTGGAGCAGCAGGCGCAGGTGGCTTGGCTCCTGAGGGGGTCAGGCACGACCTGA
- a CDS encoding RDD family protein, translated as MEKPTKVVGQRVGAILIDSLIVFAFNTALFFAMAQTNEDILRGLGEGDIQLDTSTYFNLDLGDDTYSLVGGDFLLWLLITSVVGILYWMILPGLKGWTVGKLITGIRVVKDDGTCPAGIGKNVVRQLLWIADYFPYIIPYLTGFVVALTNDRNKRVGDIVAGTLVVRASAAGRPLPAGAGAQPGAAPFAAQPAAGGPGAAPVAAQPAAGGPAAPDWYPDPQGEKRLRYWDGAAWTSHTAD; from the coding sequence ATGGAGAAGCCCACCAAGGTCGTCGGCCAGCGCGTCGGCGCCATCCTCATCGACTCGCTGATCGTGTTCGCCTTCAACACCGCGCTCTTCTTCGCGATGGCGCAGACGAACGAGGACATCCTCCGCGGCCTGGGCGAGGGCGACATCCAGCTCGACACCAGCACCTACTTCAACCTCGACCTCGGCGACGACACCTACTCGCTCGTGGGCGGGGACTTCCTGCTCTGGCTGCTCATCACGAGCGTGGTGGGGATCCTCTACTGGATGATCCTGCCGGGGCTCAAGGGCTGGACGGTGGGCAAGCTCATCACGGGCATCCGGGTCGTGAAGGACGATGGCACCTGCCCCGCCGGCATCGGCAAGAACGTGGTGCGGCAGCTGCTCTGGATCGCCGACTACTTCCCCTACATCATCCCCTACCTCACCGGGTTCGTCGTGGCCCTCACGAACGACCGCAACAAGCGGGTCGGGGACATCGTGGCGGGCACGCTCGTGGTGCGCGCGAGCGCGGCCGGCCGGCCACTCCCGGCCGGCGCGGGCGCCCAGCCGGGCGCGGCGCCCTTCGCCGCGCAGCCGGCGGCCGGTGGGCCGGGGGCGGCGCCGGTGGCCGCGCAGCCGGCGGCCGGTGGGCCGGCGGCGCCGGACTGGTATCCCGACCCCCAGGGCGAGAAGCGCCTGCGCTACTGGGACGGCGCCGCCTGGACCTCGCACACGGCCGACTGA
- a CDS encoding GNAT family N-acetyltransferase: protein MIVSIPDGTELLVRHIRPDDKALLVDGLARLSPQSVYRRFLAPKQRFSNGELRYLTELDGNDHVALVALPPDDPDHLVAVARLVRLAGDRQAAEVAIVVGDDFQGRGLGRLMALRLADEARERDIRRFEATILGENEPARRLMGTMAQRLDSGAPAGAAVELSAELPAAA, encoded by the coding sequence GTGATCGTCTCGATCCCCGACGGCACCGAACTGCTCGTCCGCCACATCCGGCCGGACGACAAGGCGCTGCTCGTGGACGGTCTCGCCCGCCTCTCCCCGCAATCGGTCTACCGGCGCTTCCTCGCGCCCAAGCAGCGCTTCTCCAACGGCGAGCTGCGCTACCTCACCGAGCTCGACGGGAACGACCACGTGGCTCTCGTGGCCCTGCCCCCGGATGACCCGGACCACCTCGTGGCCGTCGCGCGCCTCGTGCGCCTGGCCGGCGATCGGCAGGCGGCGGAGGTCGCCATCGTCGTGGGCGACGACTTCCAGGGCCGCGGCCTCGGCAGGCTGATGGCGCTGCGCCTGGCCGACGAGGCCCGCGAGCGCGACATCCGCCGCTTCGAGGCCACGATCCTCGGCGAGAACGAGCCCGCTCGCCGCCTCATGGGCACGATGGCGCAGCGCCTGGACTCCGGCGCGCCCGCCGGCGCCGCGGTCGAGCTCTCGGCCGAG